The proteins below come from a single Rosa rugosa chromosome 2, drRosRugo1.1, whole genome shotgun sequence genomic window:
- the LOC133729955 gene encoding uncharacterized protein LOC133729955 codes for MADGSRFKPYSRNSTQRSRTSTDSSSPEFDFWRLQNPSCPQPDLISADDLFVDGVILPLSLVPAPKNQPDPNPRPDSEEISAPDPEPEPGPEAQVSTGALVLTASKRWRDMFKKKSEGSEKEKEKEEKKERKSGGAATGASSAELNINLWPFSRSRSAGNACTRPKFGAPGTRKVNSAPCSRSNSTGESKSTRKWPASPGRAGVHLGRSSPVWQVRRGASTLGKTSETQVRNAEKSTKKEAPETRRSKTTASGDGRGGGGGAKPRVLNLNVPTCIGYRSHLSCRSDVMNSAVGIGGSSGSNKHRGAAAAGGGGDSSNAAGAGSNLFNLRSLFSKKRGRQGSRFCGWCMGN; via the exons ATGGCAGATGGCTCCAGATTCAAACCCTACAGTCGCAACAGTACTCAAAGAAGCCGAACCAGCACCGACTCCAGCTCCCCGGAATTCGACTTCTGGAGGCTGCAAAACCCGTCTTGCCCGCAACCCGATCTCATATCTGCCGATGACCTATTCGTCGACGGTGTCATTCTCCCTCTCAGCCTCGTCCCCGCCCCCAAAAACCAGCCCGACCCGAACCCGCGACCCGACTCGGAAGAGATTTCTGCTCCGGACCCAGAACCGGAACCCGGCCCGGAAGCCCAGGTGTCGACCGGAGCTCTGGTGCTGACCGCATCGAAGCGGTGGAGGGACATGTTCAAGAAGAAGAGTGAGGGTagtgagaaggagaaggagaaggaggagaagaaggagcgGAAGAGCGGCGGAGCAGCCACCGGAGCGAGCTCGGCGGAGCTGAACATCAATCTGTGGCCGTTTTCGCGGAGCAGATCCGCCGGAAATGCTTGTACCCGACCCAAATTCGGGGCTCCGGGAACCCGGAAGGTGAACAGCGCGCCGTGTTCGAGGAGCAACTCGACGGGCGAGTCCAAGTCAACGAGGAAGTGGCCGGCGAGTCCGGGTCGGGCCGGAGTCCACTTGGGTCGGAGCAGCCCGGTTTGGCAGGTCCGGCGTGGAGCCTCAACCCTGGGTAAAACCTCCGAAACCCAAGTCAGGAATgctgaaaagagcaccaagaaagaagCACCCGAAACTCGCCGGAGTAAAACCACCGCATCCGGCGACGGTCGCGGCGGAGGAGGTGGTGCAAAACCCAGAGTCTTGAACTTGAATGTTCCGACGTGTATCGGGTACAGAAGCCATTTGAGTTGTAGAAGTGACGTCATGAATAGTGCTGTAGGAATCGGCGGCAGTAGTGGTAGCAACAAACACCGTGGGGCCGCCGCCGCTGGCGGTGGCGGAGATAGTAGTAACGCTGCTGGGGCTGGTAGTAATCTTTTTAATCTGCGCAGCCTTTTCTCTAAGAAG AGAGGAAGACAAGGCAGCAGATTTTGTGGATGGTGTATGGGAAATTGA
- the LOC133729956 gene encoding pyrophosphate--fructose 6-phosphate 1-phosphotransferase subunit beta: MSPSLVANGGASSPAPVSGRVSSVYSEVQSSRIDHELPLPSVLKKPFKLVDGPASSAAGNPEEIAKLFPNVFGQPSSQLVECDSSAELPNQKLKIGVVLSGGQAPGGHNVISGIFDYLQDRAKGSTMYGFRGGPAGIMKCKYVELTPEYVYPYRNQGGFDMICSGRDKIETPEQFKQAQETAVKLDLDGLVVIGGDDSNTNACLLAENFKGLNLKTRVIGCPKTIDGDLKCKEVPTSFGFDTACKIYSEMIGNVMIDARSTGKYYHFVRLMGRAASHITLECALQTHPNITIIGEEVAAKKQTLKNVTDYIVNIILKRADFGYNYGVILIPEGLIDFIPEVQELIAELNEILAHDVVDEDGLWKKKLTSQSLQLFDLLPEAIQEQLMLERDPHGNVQVAKIETEKMLIQMVEADLAKRKQEGSYHGQFQGKSHFFGYEGRCGLPTNFDANYCYALGYAAGALLHGGKTGLISSVNNLAAPVEEWTVGGTALTSLMDVERRHGKFKPVIKKAMVELEAAPFKKFASLRNEWAIKNRYISPGPIQFFGPASNSLSHTLILELGLEV; this comes from the exons ATGAGTCCCTCATTGGTTGCAAACGGCGGCGCTTCGTCTCCGGCGCCGGTCTCCGGCCGCGTCTCCTCCGTTTACAGCGAGGTCCAGTCGAGCCGTATCGACCACGAGCTTCCTCTCCCCTCGGTGCTCAAAAAGCCGTTCAAGCTTGTCGACGGACCTGCTAGCTCCGCCGCCGGCAATCCAG AGGAGATCGCGAAGCTGTTTCCCAATGTTTTCGGTCAGCCTTCTTCACAGTTGGTGGAGTGTGATTCCAGTGCAGAGCTGCCGAACCAGAAGTTGAAGATTGGTGTGGTGTTGTCTGGAGGCCAAGCACCTGGAGGTCACAATGTGATTTCTGGAATTTTCG ATTACTTGCAAGATCGCGCCAAAGGGAGCACGATGTATGGTTTCAGAGGTGGACCTGCTGGTATCATGAAATGCAAATACGTTGAGCTTACACCGGAGTATGTTTATCCATACAGAAATCAG GGTGGTTTTGATATGATTTGTAGTGGAAGAGACAAGATTGAAACTCCAGAGCAG TTTAAGCAAGCACAAGAGACAGCTGTGAAGCTTGATTTGGATGGTCTTGTTGTTATTGGAGGAGACGACTCAAACACAAATGCGTGCCTCCTTGCTGAAAACTTTAA GGGACTGAACTTGAAAACTCGGGTGATAGGTTGCCCAAAAACTATTGATGGTGATTTGAAATGTAAAGAGGTCCCCACAAGTTTCGGGTTCGATACAGCTTGCAAG ATATATTCAGAAATGATTGGCAATGTCATGATAGATGCCCGGTCAACCGGAAAATATTATCATT TTGTACGGCTTATGGGGCGTGCAGCTTCACACATTACACTAGAGTGTGCTTTGCAAACTCATCCAAATATCACAATTATTGGAGAAGAG GTTGCGGCAAAGAAGCAGACACTGAAAAATGTCACAGACTACATTGTAAACATAATCTTGAAGCGTGCGGATTTTGGTTATAACTACGGTGTTATACTTATTCCTGAAGGTCTTATTGACTTCATTCCTGAG GTGCAGGAGCTTATTGCTGAATTGAATGAAATTCTGGCCCATGATGTTGTAGATGAAGATGGGTTGTGGAAAAAGAAACTCACAAGTCAGTCTCTACAGCTTTTTGACTTACTACCTGAAGCAATCCAGGAGCAGTTGATGCTCGAAAGAGATCCTCATGGAAATGTTCAG GTTGCCAAGATAGAAACAGAGAAGATGCTTATCCAAATGGTTGAGGCTGACTTGGCAAAGAGGAAGCAGGAAGGCTCATACCATGGCCAATTCCAAGGAAAATCTCACTTTTTCGG GTATGAAGGAAGATGTGGTTTACCAACTAACTTTGACGCTAACTACTGCTATGCATTGGGTTATGCTGCTGGAGCTCTCCTTCATGGTGGAAAAACTGGGTTGATATCATCG GTTAACAATTTGGCTGCTCCTGTTGAAGAATGGACAGTTGGTGGCACCGCGTTGACTTCATTGATGGACGTGGAGAGGAGACACG GTAAGTTCAAGCCTGTGATCAAGAAGGCAATGGTAGAACTTGAAG CTGCACCATTCAAGAAATTTGCATCTCTGAGGAACGAGTGGGCTATCAAGAATCGTTACATCAGTCCTG GTCCCATTCAATTTTTCGGCCCAGCTTCCAATTCCCTTAGTCACACTCTAATCTTGGAACTCGGGCTCGAAGTTTAA
- the LOC133731473 gene encoding probable transcription repressor OFP9, with product MRASRQHKKQAQLQRRAPIRALCCSSCRLSVSSSSEEVESSSTSDRNRYPSISSLAHAMVQERLDQMIRERQEEDAARVVHVDRRRRKNKVVYDDRAQATGTKFVVMVAMEKCSYDPREDFRESIAEMIMAKRIEEPKDLRSLLNYYVSMNSEEYHGIILEVFHEVCSDLFLCKCH from the coding sequence ATGAGAGCCTCCAGGCAGCACAAGAAGCAAGCGCAGCTGCAACGTAGAGCTCCGATTCGGGCATTGTGTTGCAGTAGCTGCAGGCTCAGCGTGTCTTCGTCTTCCGAGGAAGTAGAGAGCTCCAGCACTTCTGATCGTAACAGGTACCCGTCGATATCAAGCTTAGCGCATGCGATGGTTCAAGAGAGACTAGACCAAATGATTAGAGAGAGGCAGGAGGAGGATGCCGCGAGAGTAGTGCATGTGGATCGTCGGAGAAGAAAGAACAAAGTAGTATATGATGATCGAGCACAAGCAACAGGGACTAAATTTGTCGTAATGGTTGCGATGGAAAAGTGTTCCTATGATCCGAGAGAAGATTTTAGGGAGTCCATCGCGGAGATGATAATGGCAAAGCGGATCGAAGAGCCAAAGGATCTTCGTAGCCTCTTGAATTACTATGTTTCGATGAATTCGGAGGAGTATCACGGGATTATACTCGAGGTGTTTCATGAAGTTTGCTCTGATTTGTTCCTATGTAAATGCCATTAA
- the LOC133734257 gene encoding uncharacterized protein LOC133734257, whose amino-acid sequence MAENSSINPKHLYQSLKNGDTAKVMEYCYDKTRSDDERLKLIPTVHDDTILHLAINMGQQDIAKEIVKRCSGGSNDKLLMKKNALGNTVLHEAAATSMTSLVEELLRKASDLLSISNNKNEMPLYTAAYYGQTEMFKLLADEVDKNQSGNLDLDLHLRPRGRKTNPNKVRTTILHAAIHAEFFELALLIAKRYTQLVKKKDENQLTGLQLLSCNPSAFRSGTKYGPIKRFIYSCAPNENVIMDRNGSHEHEEADEYIFSDLGDEENTACFKMPQSQTCTYMNNRCTIALRQAISSVNRAVWKILQAWGTMKRIYGDKKRHESAFKLAKLLIAADFSWDSIGVQDEIASSKVTAATNDAPSLDRKADIDWIEALLGAEALSGSGAVSGGPEIAASSMSELHSPPTPLLLATRHGILEIVDEILKVYPLAVEHISEMGQNLLHVAVLHRQLDVFQRVIRMESPKSRLVRRIDNNGFTILHHVGNMAFYKGSTQPGPALQLQEELEWFEIVEQVIPPHYAMQLAWNEKEQKNETPKQYFRCTHGELLKEAQDWIKRTAESCSTVAGLMATVAFAAAFTVPGGNDEKSGTPLLLHSPFFLVFIITDAFSLASSLTSLVMFLSILTSPYEIDDFRYSLPRKLILGFTFLFFSVAVTMLAFASTLMLTISTKKSLTTTFIYCVAFLPVTMFALLQFPLYVAFKTTLLYSVQAIQSVLPWHLISVGFSKLKNN is encoded by the exons ATGGCAGAAAATAGCAGCATAAATCCCAAACACCTATATCAAAGCCTAAAGAATGGTGACACAGCCAAAGTGATGGAATATTGTTATGATAAAACTAGATCTGATGATGAAAGGTTGAAGCTCATTCCAACAGTGCACGATGATACAATCCTCCATTTAGCAATTAACATGGGGCAGCAAGACATAGCAAAAGAAATCGTCAAAAGATGTTCCGGGGGTTCTAATGATAAGCTACTTATGAAGAAGAATGCCCTCGGAAACACAGTTCTGCACGAGGCTGCAGCAACAAGCATGACAAGCCTTGTGGAGGAGTTGTTAAGAAAGGCATCAGACTTGTTGTCTATTTCGAACAACAAAAATGAAATGCCTCTCTATACGGCAGCTTACTATGGCCAAACCGAAATGTTCAAGTTGTTGGCGGACGAAGTAGACAAAAACCAGTCTGGCAATCTTGATCTTGATCTTCATTTGAGACCTAGGGGTCGTAAGACGAACCCCAATAAAGTGCGGACTACCATTCTTCATGCTGCAATACATGCCGAGTTCTTTG AACTTGCACTTCTGATTGCAAAAAGGTATACGCAACTAGTTAAGAAAAAGGACGAAAATCAGCTGACAGGCCTTCAGCTGCTTTCATGTAATCCTTCAGCTTTCAGGAGTGGAACCAAATATGGACCGATCAAGAGGTTCATTTATTCCT GTGCTCCAAATGAGAATGTGATAATGGATAGAAATGGCAGCCACGAACACGAAGAGGCTGATGAATACATTTTCAGCGATCTAGGTGACGAGGAAAATACAGCTTGCTTCAAGATGCCTCAGAGTCAAACATGTACATATATGAATAACCGCTGCACCATTGCTTTACGGCAAGCCATCTCTTCTG TTAATAGAGCGGTTTGGAAAATTCTTCAAG CTTGGGGCACAATGAAGAGGATCTATGGGGACAAGAAGAGGCATGAATCAGCCTTCAAACTAGCCAAGTTACTAATTGCAGCAGACTTTTCATGGGACAGCATAGGAGTACAAGATGAAATCGCTAGCTCAAAGGTCACCGCTGCTACAAATGATGCTCCCTCTTTGGATCGCAAAGCTGATATTGATTGGATAGAAGCCCTTTTAGGTGCAGAAGCCTTAAGTGGCAGCGGTGCTGTTAGTGGCGGCCCAGAAATAGCAGCTTCATCCATGTCAGAACTTCATTCACCTCCAACGCCATTGCTCCTTGCAACAAGGCACGGAATACTAGAAATTGTGGATGAGATACTTAAAGTCTACCCTCTGGCAGTTGAGCATATAAGTGAAATGGGGCAAAACTTGCTGCATGTTGCTGTTCTGCACCGCCAGTTGGACGTCTTTcaacgagtcattaggatggaATCACCCAAGTCAAGGTTGGTTCGACGTATCGACAACAATGGATTTACAATCTTGCACCATGTTGGAAACATGGCCTTTTACAAAGGAAGCACACAGCCTGGTCCTGCACTCCAGTTGCAAGAAGAGTTAGAATGGTTTGAG ATTGTGGAGCAGGTGATTCCACCCCATTATGCGATGCAACTTGCCTGGAACGAAAAGGAACAGAAAAACGAGACCCCCAAACAGTACTTTCGTTGCACACATGGCGAGCTTCTCAAGGAGGCCCAAGATTGGATAAAGCGGACCGCCGAGTCGTGCTCGACGGTGGCAGGACTAATGGCCACCGTCGCTTTCGCCGCCGCCTTCACCGTCCCTGGAGGCAACGACGAGAAAAGCGGCACTCCACTCCTTCTTCACAGCCCTTTCTTCTTAGTCTTCATCATCACCGACGCTTTCTCCCTAGCCAGCTCGCTCACGTCACTCGTCATGTTCCTCTCGATTCTGACGTCACCGTACGAGATCGACGACTTCCGCTACTCTCTCCCTCGGAAGCTTATCCTCGGCTTcaccttcctcttcttctcggtGGCGGTGACCATGCTGGCCTTTGCTTCCACACTGATGCTGACAATTTCGACAAAGAAGAGCCTGACAACAACTTTTATATACTGCGTTGCGTTTCTTCCGGTCACTATGTTCGCGCTATTGCAGTTCCCTTTGTACGTGGCCTTCAAAACGACTCTCCTGTACTCTGTACAGGCCATCCAAAGCGTTCTTCCGTGGCATCTCATCTCTGTTGgtttttcaaaactcaaaaacaattaa
- the LOC133733649 gene encoding protein ACCELERATED CELL DEATH 6-like isoform X2, producing MSSTYKTRSFCYYLFLKRKWERMKEFYSDNYLNICLPHTVFKDTAVHVAVYSDNEELVKSLLDMVYREYADYFLGGPAIFQKQNTFGNTPLHEAASIGNVDMVKIIMHYDPKQLNTKNKRGETPFFTAAVYGNTNVIRHLAPEIKKDADDHERPYFNHTSSRGSTMLHEAIRGYYFETALELVKPEYHIWTDQKDSDDITCFQLLANIPSAFESGYSFGILEKLIYLCLPVVDYSKNKDETNSVSQVPPTPNTDLERGDHSKDKDGNKNVSHFPPSPNTAFQKITAKMYVTFWSIIAKGFPSIKDLWDTKKKHGIVVELSKILAGGDKSWQVNNTDGQNDTPLLAAARNGIIEIIEAIFNLFPQAIEHENHKRENIFHVVVEHRRRQLLEYLLQTCHVSYPRLLWKINQDGDGILHKAAYKSHYSSRERPGEALRLQSDIHWFERVKKLVPPHHINHLNHHDNLTPHALFTKEHKELVKNGQEWLIRTTNSCIIVAVLIATVAFTSIYTVPGGSDPKTGKPLLLTKTPFTVFTASDVASLCFAFTSVVVFLSISTSKMNERDFRRALPLKLVLGLSMLFWSVAALMVGFAATLDITINQRLHEATAPIITIACFPVAFFLLLQLPLYFNITWFTIKDLLQTLVDCIPQQKCKSSSCIMRYQVSFGHSLC from the exons ATGTCGTCGACTTATAAGACAAGATCCTTTTGTTACTATCTCTTCTTGAAAAGGAAGTGGGAGAGGATGAAAGAATTTTACTCGGATAACTACCTAAATATATGTTTGCCTCATACAGTGTTCAAGGATACTGCAGTTCATGTTGCAGTGTACAGTGACAACGAAGAACTGGTGAAGTCTCTGCTTGACATGGTGTATAGAGAATACGCAGATTACTTTTTGGGAGGACCAGCAATATTTCAGAAACAGAATACATTTGGAAATACACCTCTTCACGAGGCAGCTTCGATAGGAAATGTCGACATGGTGAAGATCATAATGCATTATGATCCGAAGCAACTGAATACTAAAAACAAGAGAGGTGAAACACCCTTTTTTACGGCCGCCGTATATGGCAACACCAATGTGATCAGGCATTTGGCGCCGGAGATCAAGAAAGATGCTGATGATCATGAGAGGCCATATTTCAATCATACCTCATCTCGCGGCTCCACCATGCTTCATGAAGCTATTCGCGGCTATTACTTTG AAACGGCTCTGGAGTTAGTAAAACCAGAATACCACATATGGACAGATCAGAAGGATTCAGATGACATAACCTGTTTTCAGCTGCTAGCTAACATTCCATCTGCTTTTGAGAGTGGATATTCCTTTGGCATATTGGAGAAACTGATCTATCTTT GCCTTCCGGTAGTTGATTACAGCAAAAACAAGGACGAAACCAACAGTGTATCTCAGGTCCCTCCAACTCCAAATACAGATTTGGAGCGTG GCGATCACAGCAAAGACAAGGATGGAAACAAAAATGTATCACATTTCCCTCCAAGTCCAAACACAGCCTTCCAGAAGATCACAGCAAAAATGTACGTCACCTTTTGGAGCATCATTGCTAAAG GGTTCCCATCTATTAAAGATCTGTGGGACACAAAGAAGAAGCACGGCATAGTGGTGGAGCTTTCAAAAATTCTGGCTGGAGGAGACAAGTCATGGCAGGTTAACAACACTGATGGTCAAAATGACACTCCACTTCTGGCTGCTGCTAGGAATGGGATTATAGAAATCATTGAGGCCATTTTTAATCTGTTCCCACAGGCCATCGAGCATGAAAACCACAAAAGAGAGAACATATTTCATGTTGTTGTGGAGCATCGGAGGAGACAGCTTTTGGAATATCTTCTCCAAACTTGTCATGTTTCATATCCGAGGCTCCTGTGGAAAATCAATCAAGACGGTGACGGCATTTTGCATAAAGCAGCATATAAGAGTCACTATTCCTCAAGGGAGAGGCCAGGGGAAGCCCTTCGCTTGCAGTCAGATATTCACTGGTTTGAG CGAGTGAAGAAATTGGTGCCTCCACATCACATCAACCATCTTAATCATCATGACAATTTGACACCTCATGCTTTGTTCACAAAAGAGCATAAAGAACTGGTGAAGAATGGCCAAGAATGGTTAATCAGAACAACAAACTCTTGCATTATAGTTGCAGTTCTTATTGCAACGGTTGCTTTTACAAGCATCTACACCGTGCCTGGAGGTTCGGATCCAAAGACAGGCAAGCCCTTGCTCCTAACCAAAACACCATTCACTGTCTTCACAGCATCTGATGTGGCATCCCTTTGTTTTGCCTTCACCTCTGTGGTGGTGTTTCTATCCATCAGCACATCGAAAATGAATGAGAGAGATTTCCGGAGGGCTCTGCCATTGAAGCTTGTTTTGGGGTTAAGCATGCTGTTTTGGTCTGTGGCAGCATTGATGGTTGGTTTTGCTGCTACTCTTGACATTACAATAAACCAGAGGCTGCATGAGGCTACTGCTCCGATCATTACCATTGCTTGTTTTCCAGTTGCCTTTTTCCTCCTTCTGCAGCTTCCTCTCTATTTCAATATTACTTGGTTTACGATAAAGGACTTGCTGCAAACCCTAGTTGATTGTATTCCTCAACAAAAATGTAAGAGCTCTAGCTGCATTATGCGCTATCAAGTGAGCTTTGGTCATTCATTGTGTTAA
- the LOC133733649 gene encoding protein ACCELERATED CELL DEATH 6-like isoform X1 — protein MSSTYKTRSFCYYLFLKRKWERMKEFYSDNYLNICLPHTVFKDTAVHVAVYSDNEELVKSLLDMVYREYADYFLGGPAIFQKQNTFGNTPLHEAASIGNVDMVKIIMHYDPKQLNTKNKRGETPFFTAAVYGNTNVIRHLAPEIKKDADDHERPYFNHTSSRGSTMLHEAIRGYYFETALELVKPEYHIWTDQKDSDDITCFQLLANIPSAFESGYSFGILEKLIYLCLPVVDYSKNKDETNSVSQVPPTPNTDLERAGDHSKDKDGNKNVSHFPPSPNTAFQKITAKMYVTFWSIIAKGFPSIKDLWDTKKKHGIVVELSKILAGGDKSWQVNNTDGQNDTPLLAAARNGIIEIIEAIFNLFPQAIEHENHKRENIFHVVVEHRRRQLLEYLLQTCHVSYPRLLWKINQDGDGILHKAAYKSHYSSRERPGEALRLQSDIHWFERVKKLVPPHHINHLNHHDNLTPHALFTKEHKELVKNGQEWLIRTTNSCIIVAVLIATVAFTSIYTVPGGSDPKTGKPLLLTKTPFTVFTASDVASLCFAFTSVVVFLSISTSKMNERDFRRALPLKLVLGLSMLFWSVAALMVGFAATLDITINQRLHEATAPIITIACFPVAFFLLLQLPLYFNITWFTIKDLLQTLVDCIPQQKCKSSSCIMRYQVSFGHSLC, from the exons ATGTCGTCGACTTATAAGACAAGATCCTTTTGTTACTATCTCTTCTTGAAAAGGAAGTGGGAGAGGATGAAAGAATTTTACTCGGATAACTACCTAAATATATGTTTGCCTCATACAGTGTTCAAGGATACTGCAGTTCATGTTGCAGTGTACAGTGACAACGAAGAACTGGTGAAGTCTCTGCTTGACATGGTGTATAGAGAATACGCAGATTACTTTTTGGGAGGACCAGCAATATTTCAGAAACAGAATACATTTGGAAATACACCTCTTCACGAGGCAGCTTCGATAGGAAATGTCGACATGGTGAAGATCATAATGCATTATGATCCGAAGCAACTGAATACTAAAAACAAGAGAGGTGAAACACCCTTTTTTACGGCCGCCGTATATGGCAACACCAATGTGATCAGGCATTTGGCGCCGGAGATCAAGAAAGATGCTGATGATCATGAGAGGCCATATTTCAATCATACCTCATCTCGCGGCTCCACCATGCTTCATGAAGCTATTCGCGGCTATTACTTTG AAACGGCTCTGGAGTTAGTAAAACCAGAATACCACATATGGACAGATCAGAAGGATTCAGATGACATAACCTGTTTTCAGCTGCTAGCTAACATTCCATCTGCTTTTGAGAGTGGATATTCCTTTGGCATATTGGAGAAACTGATCTATCTTT GCCTTCCGGTAGTTGATTACAGCAAAAACAAGGACGAAACCAACAGTGTATCTCAGGTCCCTCCAACTCCAAATACAGATTTGGAGCGTG CAGGCGATCACAGCAAAGACAAGGATGGAAACAAAAATGTATCACATTTCCCTCCAAGTCCAAACACAGCCTTCCAGAAGATCACAGCAAAAATGTACGTCACCTTTTGGAGCATCATTGCTAAAG GGTTCCCATCTATTAAAGATCTGTGGGACACAAAGAAGAAGCACGGCATAGTGGTGGAGCTTTCAAAAATTCTGGCTGGAGGAGACAAGTCATGGCAGGTTAACAACACTGATGGTCAAAATGACACTCCACTTCTGGCTGCTGCTAGGAATGGGATTATAGAAATCATTGAGGCCATTTTTAATCTGTTCCCACAGGCCATCGAGCATGAAAACCACAAAAGAGAGAACATATTTCATGTTGTTGTGGAGCATCGGAGGAGACAGCTTTTGGAATATCTTCTCCAAACTTGTCATGTTTCATATCCGAGGCTCCTGTGGAAAATCAATCAAGACGGTGACGGCATTTTGCATAAAGCAGCATATAAGAGTCACTATTCCTCAAGGGAGAGGCCAGGGGAAGCCCTTCGCTTGCAGTCAGATATTCACTGGTTTGAG CGAGTGAAGAAATTGGTGCCTCCACATCACATCAACCATCTTAATCATCATGACAATTTGACACCTCATGCTTTGTTCACAAAAGAGCATAAAGAACTGGTGAAGAATGGCCAAGAATGGTTAATCAGAACAACAAACTCTTGCATTATAGTTGCAGTTCTTATTGCAACGGTTGCTTTTACAAGCATCTACACCGTGCCTGGAGGTTCGGATCCAAAGACAGGCAAGCCCTTGCTCCTAACCAAAACACCATTCACTGTCTTCACAGCATCTGATGTGGCATCCCTTTGTTTTGCCTTCACCTCTGTGGTGGTGTTTCTATCCATCAGCACATCGAAAATGAATGAGAGAGATTTCCGGAGGGCTCTGCCATTGAAGCTTGTTTTGGGGTTAAGCATGCTGTTTTGGTCTGTGGCAGCATTGATGGTTGGTTTTGCTGCTACTCTTGACATTACAATAAACCAGAGGCTGCATGAGGCTACTGCTCCGATCATTACCATTGCTTGTTTTCCAGTTGCCTTTTTCCTCCTTCTGCAGCTTCCTCTCTATTTCAATATTACTTGGTTTACGATAAAGGACTTGCTGCAAACCCTAGTTGATTGTATTCCTCAACAAAAATGTAAGAGCTCTAGCTGCATTATGCGCTATCAAGTGAGCTTTGGTCATTCATTGTGTTAA